A genomic stretch from Telmatocola sphagniphila includes:
- a CDS encoding serine hydroxymethyltransferase — translation MSILKNADPQIWDAIQAERQRQQTGLEMIASENYTSPAVMEAQGSELTNKYAEGYPGKRYYGGCENVDVVEKLAIDRLCALFGAERANVQPHSGAQANMAVFLATLSPGDCFLGLDLAHGGHLTHGMKLNISGKYFRPVGYPVDPVSHRIDFDAVSKLAREHKPKLIIAGASAYPRLLDFAKFAEISKEVGALLMVDMAHIAGLVAAKLHPDPVPYADFVTSTTHKTLRGPRGGFILSRQDWGQKINSAVFPGIQGGPLMHVIAGKAVAFKEAGEPSFKEYQSQVLKNAKFLCEELLSAGFKIVSGGTDNHLMLVDVTAKGTTGKVAEHALDEAGITINKNMIPYDPRPPLDPSGIRIGTPALTTRGMKEAEMKQIARWIDRVLTAPEDKSILAKIKAEVAALCQQYPAPSVRSR, via the coding sequence ATGTCGATTCTGAAAAATGCCGATCCGCAAATCTGGGATGCTATCCAGGCTGAACGCCAGCGCCAGCAGACGGGTCTGGAGATGATTGCCTCCGAAAACTATACCAGTCCCGCCGTGATGGAAGCCCAGGGCTCGGAGTTGACCAACAAGTACGCGGAAGGGTATCCGGGCAAGCGATACTACGGCGGCTGCGAAAACGTCGATGTCGTCGAGAAATTGGCCATCGATCGGCTTTGCGCCTTATTCGGTGCTGAGCGAGCCAATGTGCAACCCCACTCCGGTGCCCAGGCCAACATGGCGGTTTTCCTGGCGACTCTCTCTCCCGGCGATTGTTTTCTCGGGCTCGACCTCGCTCATGGCGGACACCTGACCCACGGCATGAAGCTGAACATCTCCGGCAAGTATTTTCGACCGGTGGGTTATCCGGTGGATCCGGTATCGCATCGAATCGATTTCGATGCCGTTTCCAAACTGGCCCGGGAACACAAACCGAAACTGATTATTGCCGGGGCTTCGGCCTATCCCCGTCTGCTAGACTTCGCGAAATTCGCGGAGATTTCCAAGGAAGTCGGCGCATTACTGATGGTCGATATGGCTCACATCGCCGGGCTGGTCGCCGCGAAGTTGCATCCCGATCCGGTTCCCTACGCCGATTTCGTCACTAGCACGACCCATAAAACTCTGCGCGGGCCGCGCGGCGGCTTCATTCTGTCTCGGCAGGATTGGGGTCAGAAAATCAATTCGGCGGTTTTCCCCGGCATCCAGGGGGGGCCACTTATGCATGTGATTGCGGGTAAAGCCGTGGCTTTTAAGGAAGCCGGCGAGCCGAGTTTCAAAGAATATCAGTCTCAGGTCCTAAAGAATGCCAAGTTCTTATGCGAAGAACTGTTGTCCGCCGGTTTCAAAATCGTCTCGGGCGGCACGGATAATCATTTGATGCTGGTCGATGTCACCGCGAAAGGCACCACGGGCAAGGTGGCCGAGCATGCCCTGGATGAAGCCGGCATTACGATCAACAAGAACATGATTCCTTACGATCCCCGGCCGCCGCTCGATCCCTCCGGCATTCGTATTGGAACCCCGGCCCTGACCACGCGCGGCATGAAAGAAGCGGAAATGAAGCAGATCGCCCGCTGGATCGATCGGGTGCTTACCGCACCGGAAGACAAATCGATATTGGCTAAAATCAAGGCAGAGGTGGCCGCCCTTTGCCAACAGTATCCCGCTCCCTCTGTCAGATCCCGATAA
- a CDS encoding HAD family hydrolase, with product MIKTIILDFGNVVAFFDHQRAIDKIKPLTPLSSAEIRKRIYEGNLEDDYEAGRISTAEFVETVRRICEIDCTYDQYIDAFVRIFWPNPDVIDLLPEIRKNYRLLLASNTNEAHYQQFRRQFEKDLQHFHFLGTSFEAKARKPKLAFYQYIFERANCDKSECLFVDDLPANVEAAQEFGWQGLVYSRGSKLSELLVDHGIRLG from the coding sequence ATGATCAAAACAATAATTCTCGATTTTGGAAACGTGGTGGCTTTCTTCGATCACCAGCGCGCGATCGATAAGATCAAACCGTTGACGCCGCTGAGTTCGGCCGAGATTCGCAAGCGAATTTACGAGGGTAATCTCGAAGACGATTACGAAGCGGGACGAATATCCACGGCGGAGTTCGTGGAAACCGTTCGGCGGATCTGCGAGATCGACTGCACCTACGACCAATACATCGATGCCTTCGTCCGCATCTTTTGGCCCAACCCGGATGTGATCGATCTCCTTCCAGAAATCCGGAAAAACTACCGCCTGCTGTTAGCCTCCAACACCAACGAAGCGCATTACCAGCAATTCCGCCGACAATTTGAAAAGGATTTGCAACACTTTCACTTTCTGGGAACCTCGTTCGAAGCGAAGGCCCGCAAACCCAAGCTCGCTTTTTATCAGTACATTTTTGAACGGGCCAACTGCGATAAGTCGGAGTGTCTTTTCGTTGACGATCTGCCCGCTAACGTCGAGGCAGCCCAGGAATTTGGCTGGCAGGGACTGGTTTACTCCCGCGGCAGCAAACTCTCCGAATTGCTGGTGGATCACGGCATTCGACTCGGGTAA
- a CDS encoding WD40 repeat domain-containing protein, translated as MEFPPLEVKKSLAGQAEDVTGLALHPREKWLFSSSFDRTVVQWNRETGEKLRTFGTPGSRQAGLLSLSLSPDGSLFATTSMDNSAKIWELNPVKATRSEQTAIKSFGHPNTVFASNWHPEGKQLATCCHDGLLRIWNVEKGQTLRTINAHNQPKPSPIYSIRWTSDGRQLLSSSLDKSLKLFDAGDGKLIREFRPFDEKNNPLGHWDQVLCSELSADGKWLLSGSADRSINIWNFAEAKVAHRLAHPEFKNQSHPNAIYALKLTPDNKYLVAVGPGKKSHGYLSIWELASAKFLYGSELPQGNANTVAEEPQNKSLWVGFASMDAKIPHGELVRFAWPLK; from the coding sequence ATGGAATTTCCCCCTCTCGAAGTGAAAAAGTCTCTTGCTGGCCAGGCTGAGGATGTGACGGGGCTCGCGCTTCATCCTCGGGAAAAATGGCTGTTTTCCTCGAGTTTTGACAGAACTGTCGTGCAGTGGAATCGCGAGACCGGGGAAAAGCTGCGGACCTTTGGCACGCCGGGCAGCCGCCAAGCGGGATTGCTGAGCCTCAGTCTTTCTCCCGATGGCAGTCTCTTCGCCACCACCAGCATGGATAACTCCGCGAAGATTTGGGAACTGAATCCGGTCAAGGCCACGCGCAGCGAACAAACGGCTATCAAATCGTTCGGCCATCCGAATACAGTTTTTGCTTCGAACTGGCATCCGGAAGGTAAGCAGTTGGCCACTTGCTGTCACGATGGCCTACTGCGAATTTGGAATGTGGAAAAGGGTCAGACCTTACGAACCATTAACGCACACAACCAGCCTAAGCCCAGCCCGATCTATTCGATTCGCTGGACGAGTGATGGCCGGCAACTCTTGAGTTCCTCACTCGACAAGAGTCTGAAGCTTTTCGATGCCGGGGATGGAAAACTCATTCGCGAATTTCGGCCCTTCGACGAAAAAAACAATCCCTTGGGACACTGGGATCAGGTGCTCTGCTCGGAGTTGTCCGCCGATGGCAAATGGCTCCTGAGCGGTTCAGCCGATCGATCCATCAATATCTGGAATTTTGCAGAAGCGAAGGTGGCTCATCGTCTCGCGCATCCCGAATTCAAAAACCAATCTCATCCGAACGCGATCTATGCTCTGAAGTTGACTCCGGACAACAAATATCTGGTGGCGGTCGGTCCGGGAAAAAAAAGTCACGGCTACCTGAGCATCTGGGAACTGGCATCCGCCAAGTTTTTGTACGGATCTGAACTGCCTCAGGGAAACGCCAACACGGTGGCAGAGGAGCCCCAAAACAAATCGCTGTGGGTCGGCTTCGCATCCATGGATGCCAAGATACCGCACGGAGAACTGGTCCGTTTCGCCTGGCCTCTAAAATAG
- a CDS encoding PP2C family protein-serine/threonine phosphatase, with amino-acid sequence MNAIPRILLVGDPIPPEILKLFQSQNFPVIAQPLSGSNISNVTQSQIIVLFPSEGNSPQALALCRRWRLELGDQYVPIIWLQESSQLNSLALESGADICLSRNVPIDFLLAQVKALLRAQHIHDRLLFRANESNQINLRLQQAYQQIDNDLELTRRIHRGFLPKTLPEVDGTRFAVCYRPRSRIGGDFYDVLRLDENHIGFYVADAMGRGLPASSLLSIFVKRALYLKEIGKEGYRLVPPAEVLNRLNHDLVALAMPEPPFVTMIYGILDTKNGTLRFSRAAHPHPLLVPAEGEVEYWYSAGSLLGIFESDYPEHEKTLKPGDKLVITTDGINPPNAGGSGSSNDRLLESTRKHRALPLQQFVDQVARDLLEVSRHPDDFTILALEYN; translated from the coding sequence ATGAATGCAATCCCGAGAATTTTGCTGGTAGGCGACCCAATCCCCCCGGAGATTCTGAAATTATTTCAGTCCCAGAATTTTCCGGTCATCGCGCAGCCACTGTCGGGGTCGAATATTTCGAATGTCACGCAATCCCAAATCATCGTTCTTTTTCCGAGCGAAGGGAACTCTCCTCAGGCTTTGGCTCTGTGCCGGCGCTGGAGGCTGGAACTTGGGGATCAATATGTTCCCATTATCTGGTTGCAGGAGTCGAGTCAGCTGAATTCTCTCGCGTTGGAATCGGGCGCTGATATTTGCCTATCCCGAAATGTCCCAATCGATTTTCTCCTCGCTCAAGTCAAAGCTCTCCTGCGGGCCCAGCATATCCACGATCGCCTGCTATTTCGCGCCAACGAATCGAATCAGATTAACCTTCGCTTGCAGCAGGCTTATCAGCAGATCGACAACGATCTCGAACTGACTCGCCGCATTCACCGCGGCTTCCTGCCCAAAACCTTGCCGGAAGTCGATGGCACGCGTTTCGCAGTCTGCTATCGGCCCCGCAGTCGAATCGGCGGCGATTTTTACGACGTACTCCGTCTCGATGAAAACCATATCGGCTTCTACGTGGCCGACGCCATGGGCCGGGGACTACCGGCCAGCAGTTTGTTGAGTATCTTCGTCAAGCGGGCACTCTACCTGAAGGAGATTGGCAAAGAAGGTTACCGTCTGGTGCCGCCCGCCGAAGTTTTGAATCGGCTGAATCACGATCTGGTCGCCCTGGCGATGCCCGAACCGCCGTTCGTGACGATGATTTATGGCATCCTCGATACCAAAAACGGTACGCTTCGTTTCTCCCGAGCAGCCCACCCTCATCCCTTGCTGGTTCCCGCCGAAGGTGAGGTAGAGTACTGGTACTCCGCCGGTTCGCTGCTGGGAATTTTTGAATCCGACTATCCGGAGCATGAAAAAACATTGAAGCCCGGGGACAAACTGGTGATTACGACCGACGGTATCAATCCACCGAACGCAGGTGGAAGTGGTAGTTCGAATGACCGCCTGCTTGAATCGACTCGGAAACACCGCGCATTACCTTTGCAGCAGTTCGTCGACCAGGTGGCTCGCGATCTGCTGGAGGTTTCCCGGCATCCGGACGATTTCACCATCCTGGCCCTGGAGTATAATTGA
- a CDS encoding bifunctional nuclease family protein yields MPVEMQLRRIIISEIHDSHVVVLQELNGERSFLIQIGIFEATSIDNRVKKKESPRPLTHDLIVGIIDQMGGELDSIIISDLREHTYYAKLRVRKEGEILEVDCRPSDAIAIALTADVPIYVEEDVLEACEEAL; encoded by the coding sequence ATGCCGGTTGAAATGCAACTTCGGCGAATAATTATCAGCGAAATTCACGATAGCCACGTGGTAGTTCTTCAGGAGTTGAACGGCGAGAGGAGCTTTCTCATCCAGATCGGCATCTTCGAAGCGACCAGTATCGATAATCGCGTCAAAAAGAAAGAATCGCCGCGCCCCCTGACTCACGATCTCATCGTCGGCATCATCGATCAGATGGGCGGTGAACTGGATAGTATCATCATCAGCGATCTTCGCGAACATACTTACTATGCCAAACTCCGCGTCCGCAAAGAAGGCGAGATACTGGAAGTCGACTGCCGACCCAGTGATGCCATCGCCATCGCTCTAACGGCGGACGTACCGATCTACGTCGAAGAGGATGTTCTGGAAGCCTGTGAAGAGGCTCTCTAG
- a CDS encoding thioredoxin domain-containing protein gives MSNASQPNRLLSESSLYLRQHAQNPVDWYPWGEEALQKARSEDKPIFLSIGYSACHWCHVMEHESFEDPTTAAYLNTHFVCIKVDREERPDLDTIYMSALQAMTREGGGWPLSIWLTPDLHPFYAGTYFPPDNRYAPHRPSFPAILAALVEAWRMRRAEIAERAGQVVEFLKQLGPEPDAKSEELTVENLKSICDALARGIDRTNGGFGRAPKFPHTFELRLLLRGYDRFREASYLDAVNLTLEKMALGGIYDQVGGGFHRYSVDARWLVPHFEKMLYDNALLVPTYLEALQVTGNDFYREVVQETLDYTLREMTSPQGGFYSTQDADSEGEEGKFYVWSLAEIENILGPDDARIFADVYDISPGGNFEGHNIPNRNRTWEQSAKLNGLPVAQLREKIHACRQKLYEVRSKRVWPGRDEKILTAWNGLMITAFAKAGAILGDLEYSAAAEKAANYLWSIRSSEGLLFRSCADNSPPKIDAYLEDYTFLAAGLVDLYQATQNTKYLASAQTLIEKMIDLFWDEKGKGFFYTRENKSDLITRTKEMHDGSTPAGNSVAVMVLLRLAHLLDRFDYQAKARATLSSYRTQIMESPSGSGQLLIAADYLLGPQKEIVLLGDKKDPQFESLGQLVQRRFEPRAEIRLRDNSEAESAILSKFVEGKSTEVGEMALFLCQNYACELPVNGVEAIRTRLESQT, from the coding sequence ATGTCCAACGCAAGCCAACCTAATCGACTCCTCAGCGAATCCTCGCTTTATCTACGACAGCATGCCCAGAATCCAGTGGACTGGTATCCCTGGGGTGAAGAAGCCCTTCAAAAAGCTCGTTCAGAAGATAAGCCGATCTTTTTAAGCATCGGCTACTCGGCCTGTCACTGGTGCCATGTGATGGAGCACGAGAGCTTCGAGGACCCGACAACCGCCGCCTATCTGAATACCCACTTCGTCTGCATCAAGGTCGATCGCGAAGAACGCCCCGACCTGGACACGATCTATATGTCGGCGTTGCAGGCCATGACTCGCGAGGGGGGTGGCTGGCCGCTCTCAATCTGGTTGACTCCCGATTTACATCCGTTCTACGCGGGAACTTACTTTCCGCCCGATAATCGGTATGCCCCCCATCGTCCGAGTTTCCCCGCCATTCTCGCTGCTCTGGTAGAAGCCTGGCGAATGCGGCGGGCCGAGATCGCCGAGCGGGCGGGGCAGGTAGTGGAATTTTTGAAGCAGTTGGGGCCGGAACCGGACGCGAAAAGCGAAGAGTTGACGGTCGAGAATCTGAAAAGTATCTGCGATGCACTGGCTCGAGGGATCGATCGAACCAACGGCGGATTCGGCCGCGCACCGAAATTTCCGCATACCTTCGAGCTACGTCTATTGCTTCGCGGTTACGACAGATTCCGAGAAGCAAGCTATCTCGACGCCGTGAATCTGACGCTCGAGAAGATGGCCCTAGGCGGAATTTACGATCAAGTCGGGGGTGGCTTTCATCGCTACAGTGTCGATGCCCGTTGGCTGGTGCCTCATTTTGAAAAGATGCTGTACGATAATGCCCTGCTCGTTCCGACCTATCTGGAAGCCTTGCAGGTGACGGGTAACGATTTTTACCGGGAAGTCGTACAAGAAACACTCGATTATACACTGCGCGAAATGACCAGCCCTCAGGGCGGCTTCTACAGTACACAGGACGCCGATAGCGAAGGGGAAGAAGGAAAGTTCTACGTCTGGTCGCTGGCGGAAATCGAAAATATTCTCGGGCCGGACGATGCGCGAATCTTTGCGGACGTCTACGATATTTCTCCCGGCGGGAACTTCGAAGGTCACAATATCCCGAACCGCAATCGCACGTGGGAACAATCTGCCAAGTTGAATGGATTGCCGGTTGCACAACTCCGGGAAAAAATCCACGCGTGCCGGCAGAAGCTCTACGAAGTGCGATCTAAACGCGTCTGGCCGGGCCGGGACGAGAAGATCCTCACGGCCTGGAATGGCCTCATGATCACGGCGTTCGCGAAAGCGGGCGCGATACTGGGGGATCTTGAATATTCCGCCGCGGCGGAGAAAGCGGCCAATTATCTCTGGTCTATTCGCTCCTCCGAGGGACTGCTATTTCGATCCTGCGCGGACAATTCGCCGCCGAAAATCGATGCTTATTTGGAGGATTACACATTTCTGGCGGCCGGCCTCGTCGATCTCTATCAGGCCACGCAAAACACGAAATATCTTGCTAGTGCTCAAACACTCATTGAGAAAATGATCGACTTGTTCTGGGACGAAAAAGGCAAAGGATTCTTCTACACGCGCGAAAACAAATCAGACCTCATCACCCGAACCAAAGAGATGCACGATGGTTCTACACCGGCCGGGAATTCCGTGGCCGTGATGGTACTGCTCCGATTAGCTCACTTATTGGATCGTTTCGATTATCAGGCGAAAGCTCGTGCGACATTGAGTTCGTACCGTACTCAGATCATGGAATCCCCTTCGGGTTCTGGACAGTTACTGATAGCGGCCGATTATCTGCTGGGGCCGCAAAAGGAAATCGTGCTACTGGGCGACAAGAAAGATCCTCAGTTCGAATCGCTAGGACAGTTGGTTCAACGGCGATTTGAGCCGCGTGCGGAAATTCGGCTACGCGATAACTCGGAAGCGGAATCGGCAATACTCAGCAAGTTCGTGGAAGGAAAATCAACAGAAGTGGGCGAAATGGCATTATTTCTTTGTCAGAACTATGCCTGCGAGTTACCGGTCAACGGCGTCGAAGCGATTCGAACGAGACTGGAAAGTCAGACCTAG
- a CDS encoding DUF1573 domain-containing protein, translated as MKRLLFTILIFVASSSISSAQEFVPWANKLFVLEDTPAIVVHDFGTVPHGTKLKYRFKVTNIYKVPLHILERPTVECGCVEPVAWSPQFQPTETGYLDLTMDASRFSGAKSVTVQVKLGDGSNFRSTALLQLKAFSRADIMLTPGQIDFGQVAVGQKLTRTLDVVYSGQAKWEVISGEANDKILDVKIEPISTSGRKPSYRVTAGVKGDVPAGVIQEQIVLKTTDQSNPFVTINVSGQVLAPFEVSPKIVKFDELEVGQVASKRVIISGNKNFKLESFSEEGITAKVQPFPNRMQVIELQFQPTAAGVIKKDITLKTDTNDKITISIEGTVKAK; from the coding sequence ATGAAACGACTTCTGTTCACCATCCTGATATTTGTCGCTTCCAGTTCGATTTCGTCCGCACAAGAATTCGTGCCCTGGGCGAACAAACTCTTCGTTCTGGAAGATACCCCTGCGATTGTCGTTCACGATTTCGGAACGGTTCCGCACGGGACCAAATTGAAGTATCGCTTCAAAGTCACCAACATTTACAAAGTTCCCCTGCACATTCTGGAACGGCCCACCGTCGAATGCGGCTGCGTCGAACCGGTGGCCTGGTCCCCTCAGTTCCAACCGACCGAAACGGGCTATCTGGATCTGACCATGGACGCCAGCCGTTTCTCCGGCGCGAAGTCCGTAACGGTTCAGGTCAAGCTGGGAGATGGAAGCAATTTCCGCTCCACTGCCCTGCTACAATTAAAAGCCTTCAGCCGGGCCGACATCATGCTCACCCCGGGCCAGATCGATTTCGGACAGGTGGCTGTCGGTCAGAAGCTCACCCGAACGCTCGACGTGGTCTACAGCGGCCAAGCCAAGTGGGAAGTCATTTCGGGAGAAGCCAACGACAAAATTCTCGATGTGAAAATCGAACCGATTTCCACCTCCGGCCGCAAGCCCTCCTATCGCGTGACTGCGGGGGTTAAGGGCGATGTCCCCGCCGGAGTCATTCAGGAACAAATCGTTCTGAAAACGACGGATCAAAGCAATCCTTTTGTAACGATCAATGTCAGCGGTCAGGTCCTGGCTCCTTTTGAAGTCTCTCCGAAGATCGTCAAGTTCGATGAGTTGGAAGTCGGACAGGTCGCCAGCAAGCGGGTGATTATTTCCGGGAATAAGAACTTCAAACTGGAAAGTTTCAGCGAAGAAGGGATCACCGCCAAGGTCCAGCCTTTCCCCAATCGCATGCAGGTTATTGAACTTCAATTCCAGCCGACGGCGGCCGGTGTGATCAAGAAAGATATCACTCTGAAAACCGACACCAACGATAAGATCACGATCAGCATTGAAGGCACTGTGAAAGCGAAATAA
- a CDS encoding sugar phosphate isomerase/epimerase family protein, with the protein MKIGMNLLLWNGFIDESHFPLLAELKKTGYDGVEIPLFGGDAAHYKKLRKQLDQEGLECTTVTVLDEKTSAISPDAAIRQASGERLKWAIEMNGILGSGSMCGPFHSPLAVFTGSGPTEDEKKRAAEVLRPAAEFAQQHKVTLCIEYLNRFECYFLTTAKDARALVKSVDHPNFKTMYDTFHAHIEEKNQGSAIKTVADVMGHVHISENDRGTPGTGQVHWDTAFKALREVGYDGWFVIEAFGRALPDLAAATRVWRDLFPSPSEVYTQGIQFIRNKWAETARK; encoded by the coding sequence ATGAAAATCGGCATGAATCTCCTGCTTTGGAATGGATTTATCGATGAAAGCCATTTTCCGCTTTTGGCCGAACTGAAAAAGACCGGATACGATGGGGTCGAAATTCCGCTCTTTGGCGGCGATGCGGCCCACTATAAGAAACTTCGCAAGCAACTCGATCAGGAAGGTCTCGAGTGCACGACTGTGACCGTTCTCGATGAGAAAACCAGTGCCATCAGCCCCGATGCGGCGATCCGCCAGGCTTCCGGCGAGCGGCTGAAATGGGCGATCGAAATGAACGGCATTCTGGGAAGCGGCAGCATGTGCGGTCCGTTTCACTCGCCACTGGCCGTGTTCACCGGATCCGGTCCTACCGAGGATGAAAAGAAGCGAGCCGCGGAAGTGCTTCGACCGGCCGCGGAGTTCGCCCAGCAGCACAAGGTGACCCTGTGCATCGAATATTTGAACCGGTTCGAGTGTTATTTTCTGACCACGGCCAAGGATGCCCGAGCCCTCGTGAAATCCGTCGATCATCCCAATTTCAAGACGATGTACGACACCTTCCACGCCCATATCGAGGAAAAAAATCAGGGAAGTGCGATCAAAACCGTGGCGGACGTTATGGGCCACGTTCACATATCCGAAAACGACCGCGGCACCCCCGGTACTGGCCAGGTCCACTGGGATACCGCCTTCAAAGCCTTGCGGGAAGTCGGCTACGATGGCTGGTTTGTAATTGAGGCCTTTGGGCGAGCTTTACCGGATTTAGCGGCTGCAACGCGCGTTTGGCGGGATCTCTTCCCCAGTCCCAGTGAGGTATATACGCAGGGAATTCAGTTTATCCGGAATAAATGGGCGGAAACGGCCAGGAAGTAA
- a CDS encoding heavy metal-binding domain-containing protein: MIISGFSGNEIYCLAQKGWAPGSIVVGNSVQSLGFVGGISSSFKTLSGGEIENLTKLITEGRHAAINRLEKEAQEHGAHGVTGVTSDLKQFSGLKEFIAIGTSIKGLDHQGEFFTTACTGQDFYCQVDAGYEPRHFVMGNVAYALGMGRGVLGTIKGFAGGEVKQFSEMYNHTRHLALERIEKEAKERGANAVVDIQTHILPIGVGAKEMLMVGSASYHPALGNPLRPVTSELTGEELWNLTKMGYAPLRLLLGTSVYSLGLARGLGAFFKGLSRGEVHDITQLIYEARANCLSHIDKEANEIGADAVIGVKVYIYEIGSSFLEVMAIGTAIKKMPGLSTQTETLLPQAIIRDRNTYFDDTHYLGGVKRPDAANS, translated from the coding sequence ATGATTATCAGCGGTTTTTCGGGCAACGAAATTTACTGCCTCGCTCAAAAGGGATGGGCTCCCGGCAGTATCGTAGTTGGCAACAGCGTTCAGTCGCTCGGCTTTGTCGGCGGGATATCCAGCAGTTTCAAAACTCTTTCCGGCGGCGAAATCGAGAACCTGACCAAGCTGATCACGGAAGGTCGGCACGCCGCGATCAACCGACTGGAAAAGGAGGCCCAGGAACATGGAGCTCATGGCGTGACGGGAGTCACATCTGATCTCAAGCAGTTCAGCGGCCTCAAGGAATTTATTGCTATCGGCACATCCATTAAAGGATTGGACCATCAGGGCGAATTCTTCACCACCGCCTGCACGGGGCAGGATTTTTATTGCCAGGTCGATGCCGGTTATGAACCCCGGCATTTTGTCATGGGCAACGTCGCTTATGCCTTGGGTATGGGGCGAGGAGTTCTGGGAACGATCAAGGGATTTGCCGGCGGCGAAGTGAAGCAGTTCTCCGAAATGTACAATCACACGCGACACCTGGCACTGGAACGAATCGAGAAAGAGGCCAAAGAACGCGGAGCCAACGCAGTGGTGGATATCCAAACGCACATCCTCCCCATCGGCGTTGGTGCGAAAGAAATGTTGATGGTCGGCTCCGCTTCCTATCATCCGGCGCTCGGCAATCCCCTCCGACCTGTGACTTCGGAATTAACCGGGGAAGAGTTGTGGAATCTCACCAAGATGGGATATGCTCCGCTGCGGCTTTTGCTGGGAACATCGGTTTATTCACTCGGTCTGGCTCGCGGTCTGGGAGCATTCTTCAAGGGGCTATCGCGCGGCGAAGTTCACGATATTACCCAATTGATTTACGAAGCCCGAGCCAATTGCCTGTCGCACATTGATAAGGAAGCCAACGAGATCGGAGCTGACGCGGTAATCGGGGTGAAAGTTTACATTTACGAGATTGGCAGCAGCTTCTTGGAAGTCATGGCCATCGGGACGGCCATTAAGAAGATGCCGGGCCTTTCCACGCAGACTGAAACGCTCCTCCCGCAAGCGATCATTCGCGATCGCAACACTTACTTCGACGACACTCATTATCTGGGCGGCGTGAAGAGGCCCGACGCGGCGAACTCTTAA
- a CDS encoding DUF1643 domain-containing protein, which yields MTKAYEAKFSRCGHYRYALWRRWSAGSNLLFVMLNPSLADETVDDPTVRRCIGFARTWGFGSLSVANLFAFRTPHPSILKTHPQPVGRFNDRWLMELQQRADLVVAAWGNHGVHQGRAEKVRSLLKAPCILGLTKLGQPMHPLYAPGKTPWILWEDQQNRI from the coding sequence ATCACGAAAGCTTATGAAGCGAAATTCTCCCGGTGCGGGCACTATCGTTACGCCCTTTGGCGGCGCTGGTCTGCTGGCTCAAATCTGTTGTTCGTGATGCTGAATCCATCGCTGGCCGATGAGACTGTCGACGATCCAACCGTTCGTCGCTGCATCGGGTTCGCCCGAACTTGGGGGTTTGGTTCCCTCTCGGTGGCCAACCTCTTTGCGTTTCGGACGCCGCACCCGAGCATTCTGAAAACCCATCCGCAACCGGTGGGCCGGTTCAACGACCGATGGCTGATGGAACTTCAGCAAAGAGCGGATCTCGTGGTGGCCGCCTGGGGAAATCATGGGGTCCATCAAGGCCGAGCCGAGAAAGTTCGGTCACTTCTTAAAGCTCCCTGCATCCTGGGGCTCACGAAATTGGGCCAACCGATGCATCCCTTATACGCCCCAGGGAAAACTCCCTGGATTCTCTGGGAAGATCAACAAAACCGCATCTAA